The genomic DNA TTCTTTATTCGGTGGATGGTTCAATGGTCAGCCGAAGTGGCTGCGGCAAACGTCCGTAGTGCCAGCGGCGTCATGGCCGATCGTTCCTGGACTGCGCAAGGGGGGCGGTGAGCTCAAAGCCCCTGGGCGAGTACTTTCCGATGCATCTCTTCGCTGCTGCGGTAATACGCTTGCCGGGTCAGCCCTTGCGCCGCCGCTTCGTCGAGCACGAAGACCGCGTCGCGATGCAGCTGCAGCGCCGAGGCGGTGTTTTGACAAGTCAGCGGACCTTCAATCGCACCAGCAATCGCATCGGCCTTGTGCGCCCCGGTCGCCATCAACAGACATTGTCGGGATTCCAGAATGGTTCCGACCCCCATCGTCACTGCCAATCGCGGCACTTCATCGATCGAATCAAAGAACCGCGCGTTGTCCTGGACCGTTTCAGGCATCAAGGTCTTCAAACGGGTTCGGCTGCCCAACGATGATCCGGGTTCATTGAACGCGATGTGTCCATCGGTCCCGATTCCCAACAACTGCAGGTCGATTCCGCCCGCGTCGGCGATCTGTTGCTCGTAGACTTCGCAATACGCTTCGTAGTCTTTTGCCAAACCATTGGGGACATGGGTGGCATCGCGATCGATGTCAATATGATCGAACAGCTGGGTCTGCATGAAGTGCCGGTAGCTCTGCGGATGATCGCCCGCCAGGCCAACATATTCGTCCAAATTGAACGATTTGCAGGCCGCAAAGCTAACCAAGTTTTGCCGATACATTTCGATCAACACTTGGTAACAGGCGACGGGAGTGCCACCGGTCGCCAAGCCCAAAACCGAATCGGGCTTCTTTTGGATCTGGTCGGCGATTAAAGTCGCGCAACGTTTTGCAGCCGCGGCGGGGTCGTTCTCGATGATGATACGCACGTTCTCTACTCCCACTCGATCGTTGCTGGGGGTTTGCTGCTGATGTCGTAGCAAACACGGTTGACCCCTTTGACTTCGTTGATGATTCGCGTGCTAATTTTTGCCAGCAGGTCGTAAGGCAAACGCGACCAATCGGCCGTCATGAAGTCGTCGGTATCGACCGAACGCACGGCGACGCAATTATCATAGGTTCGTGCGTCTCCCATCACGCCTACGCTTTGCACGGGCAATAGTACGGCAAACGTTTGACTGGTCTGCCGATACAGGCCTGCCGCCTTGACCTCTTCGACAACAATCGCATCCGCCTCGCGAAGCACCGACAATTTTTCTTCGGTGATTTCGCCCAAGCAACGAACGGCCAAACCGGGGCCGGGGAAGGGGTGTCGCCAAACCAAGTCTTCGGGCAAACCAAGCTCCAAGCCCAAACGGCGGACTTCGTCTTTGAACAGATCGCGAAGAGGTTCGATCAATTCGAAGCCCAATTCCTCCGGCAGACCGCCCACGTTGTGATGCAATTTAATTGTCGCCGCGGGGCCATCCTGAGCGGCGCCACTTTCGATCACATCGGGATACAGCGTGCCTTGCGCCAGGAAGTGGGCGGATTCGATCTTCGTCGCTTCGGATTTAAAGGCCTCGATGAATTGGTGACCGATGCGGCGGCGTTTCTCTTGCGGTTCGCTGATACCTTCCAACGCCTGCATGAATTGGGGGCCCGCGTCGACGACATGCAAGTCGGCTTTAAAGTGTTCGGTGAACGCTTTGACAACGTCTGCCTGTTCTGCTTTTCGCAACAGTCCATTGTCGACCAAAATGCAGGCCAATTGAGGTCCAATCGCCTTGTAAAGCAGCGCCGCAACGACGGACGAATCGACGCCACCGGAAAGACCGCAGATCACGCGACGATCGCCGACAATTTCACGGATCTGACCGATCGTTTCCTCTGCAAAGTCGCTCAGTTGCCATTTCCCCGTGCAACCGCAAACGCGAAGCACAAAGTTGCGCAACAACTGTTTCCCTTCGGGAGTGTGCGTCACCTCGGGGTGGAACTGCAGGCCATAGACTGGCAACGTGGCGTGTTTGACGGCGGCAAACGGACAGGTTTCGGTGCGCGCCAACGGATGGAACATCTCTCCAACCGACGAGACCTGGTCGCCGTGGCTCATCCAGACTTGCATGTTCGTGGGCAGGCTATCGAACAGGTCCGAAGCATCGGTGACTTCGCAATGTGCCCGGCCGTATTCGCGACTAGGCGTGTGCTGAACGCTCCCGCCCAAGGCGTCGCAGGCCAGTTGCATTCCGTAGCAAATCCCCAGTACGGGAATGCCCAGTTCAAACAATTTTTGATCGCAGCGTGGGGCACCGTCTTCATAAACACTCGACGGCCCGCCGGACAAGATGATTCCCCGCGGGGCGTATTCGGCGATCCGTTCGGCAGTGATGTCGTGGCGAACGATCTGGCAGTAGACGTTTTGTTCGCGGACGCGACGGGCGATCAATTGTGCGTATTGCGATCCAAAGTCGAGGACCAGGACCCGTTCGTCCATCAGCGCCGAACTGTCCGAGATAACATCGCTTGCGGGAGTGCTCATATCGACTGGCTCACTGTCTTGGCAATCGCATCGCCGCGAACCGATCGCCGCTTGCGTCGCCCGACTCGACCGACAAACTCCAGGTCGGAGGTTCGCCAAGGTAAAGTCTCAAGAATGGGATTCAAAAACGATCCGGCAGTATAAGCCAAGCGGTTCATAAGGCCACAGGGGGCTGGTGGGAGGCCGCGTGAATCGGATTTCCACGCGACCAATGGCGTGACCAACCTGTCCGTCCCCTCACCGCTGCCCATGTTGACCAATCGGCACGCTCGCTGCGATCCGCAGCCTTGTCGGGTCGATCCGCCCGAACCGGGGCCCGCGGCTACTTCAGGTTCGCAAAGGTCTCGCTGAGATCCAGCGAATCCCCCAACTCGGCTTGCTGTCGTTGGAATTCCGCGAATAGCCGACGCATGATCGGCCGCGCGCTTGGTTGCGCTGCGAGATCATGGATTTCGTCGGGGTCTTGTTGCAGATCGTACAGTCGAGCGACTTTCGCTTTCGGATAGAGGATCAGTTTATAGCGTTCGGTCCGCAGACTTCGCTGCAGTCCCAGGTAGGCGCCATAGATCGCTTGACGCGGTTTGCCCTGGCCGGCAAGCAAAGGCAGGACGCTTTGAAAATCGACGTGTTCGGGCTTCGGAACCCCTGCCAACTGAAGTGTCGTTGGCATCACGTCTTGCAGGTAGATGGGGGCCGAGATGCGGCGTCCCGCTTCGACACCCGGCGCCACGACCGTAAAGGGGACCCGCACGCTGTGATCGTACATATTCTGTTTGCCCATCAGTCCGTGATGACCACACGCCAGTCCATGATCGGCCGTAAAGAAAATCCAGGTGTTGTCGTCGATCCCCGCCGCCTTGAGGTGCTCAAGAATCCGCCCGATCTGCGCGTCCATGTGCGTGATGATCGAATAGTATTCCTGGCGATGAACCTGAACGCAGTGCTCCGTTCGGGGGAAAATTCCCAACGCTTCGTCACGCAGTGAAGGGCCAGCTCCGATTTCGTCTTTGTAGGGATACAGTGGCAGAAAGTTCTTGGGAATCATGATCTGGTCGGCGGGATAACGATCGACATATTCTTGGGGGCTTTGTCGCGGATCGTGGGGCGCGTTGAAGGCGACATACATAAAGAAGGGTTGCGATTTCCCTGCGGCATCGTCGATGAAATCGATCGCATCGTCGCCAACCACTTCGCTCCAGTGTTTGCCCCCTTCCCAGAAACCGCCAAATTTCGGATCCGATGGCGACCAGGCATCGCTGCCGTCGGCAAGCGGCCGACCGTAACCGGCGGGAGTTTGTGTTGGCATCCCGCCGCGGACGTGCCGCGCGTCGTCGAAGGCTTGGTGGGCGTCGGCGCGACAGTGCCACTTGCCTGTCATGTAGGTCTTGTACCCGGCAGATTTAAGATGTTCACTCCACCAACGGCCCGCCCGCCGTTCCTGTTCGCTCTTGTCATAGATCGCGTTGGCACTCCACACATAACGTCCGCTGTTGAGCATCGTACGACTGGCCACGCACACCGCACCGCTCCATGAACCCATGTTGAAGCAGTGCGTAAACGTGGTCCCGCGCGCCGCCAATTGGTCCAACGAGGGCGTTTGAATCTGGTCGTTCCCCAACGCCCCCACCGTTTCAAAGGACTGGTCGTCCGAAAACAGGAACAAGATGTTGGGACGTTTTTCGTTCTCCTGGGCGATGCACGGAACGGACGTCAAGAAAATCAGCAGGGGAAGCAAAAGAGGATTTCGACGCATGGTGAGTTTCAGCCTGAAGTGCCCAAGTTTTTTGGAATGGAAGGACGAAAGCCGTGGCTCACTAGTATATCAAACCACCCCAATGCGTGGGCTGGAGGGAGACAAGCATCCCTTATCGGGCCGATCGTGGTGCGTGGCGTATCGTCTCGGGGAGTGAATAATTCCCGCCCCATGTGCCTCACGTAACCTAGATTTTCTCATAGACCCAAACGGGGTGGGCGAGACTCTCAGCATCCCACCCATGCGCGGCACCATTTCCTGGCAAGTGAACCGGTCAAACGCGATCATGGGCGATGCCGCGACCTATGAAAATAGGCAACAGAACGACAACAATCAAACGCTCAACTCAATAAGTGCGGCGGTGAAGGTTCTATGGAAAGCACGCTGATGATTATTGGGATCATTACGATCCTGGCGGTTATTGCTCAGATAATCGGTTTGGCAACCGGAACGGCTACGGCAAGTCAACGCTTGCGCGCCCAATGGCGCGAATGGTGTTCGCGGTCAGATTCCCAATTGGCCAGCCAAGTGGTCGCCGCGGACCGCTCGCGACCCTTTTCTCCCGCCTGGTCCGGATGGCGCAGCTTACGCGTTATCGATACGCACATGGTTTCCGCCGATTGCAAAACCTTCGTCTTCGCCGACCCCGATGGCACGCCGATGCCATCGTTTGTGCCGGGACAGTTTTTGATGGTGGGTCGTGTCGACGAACCGGGGACAGCCCCCGTCGCCGCCCGCTGCTATTCGTTGTCCGATGCGCCGTCACCCACGCATTTACAGATTACGGTCAAACGGATCGAAGGGGGCCAAGTGAGTGCTTGGTTACACGACACCATTTCCGCTGGCGACAGTGTTCAAGTTCGCGCGCCGGGTGGCCGGTTCGTGCTGGATATCGAACGGACCGACCTTGTCGTCGGAATCGCGGCGGGCGTGGGGATCACGCCGATGACAAGCATGGCGAAATATGTCACGAAGATGCAGCCTGGACGATCGGTGATCGTGTTCCTTTCGGCTCGCGACGCGGCGCATTGCCCGATGGTGGATGAGCTTCGCGCGTTGGAACGCAGCTGTCCCTTCTTCACGTTGGTCGTTCTGCAAAGTCGTCCCGAACCGGGGGATCATTTCGATCTGAAGGGACGTTTGAGTATCGACATCATTTCTCGCGTCGTGGGAGAACCGATCGGTAGCTACTATTTATGTGGCCCGCCCGAGTTCATGACGTCGTTAAGCGATGCGCTAATTCAGTGGGGTGTCCCCAAGGATTCGGTCAGCTTTGAATCGTTCGGCGGTCCCAAGCCGCACACTGCGGTGATCGAAGGGGAGGCGAGCGCGCCGATTCCTGTCGAGTTCCGACGCAGTGGCAAAAAGGCGGCGTTCTCTCCCGCAGATGGCAATCTATTGGATGCCGCGGAAAAAGCGGGAGTGCAAATGGACGCCGATTGTCGGGCTGGTGCATGCGGCACCTGCCTGAAGAAATTGATCCAAGGGAAGGTCCAATACGACCAAGCGCCTTCGTTCGGCCCTATCGCCGACGACGAGTGTTTGCCATGCGTGGCTAAGCCAAGCGAAGCGACGATCTTGGACGCTTAAGAAAAGGGAGCAACGATACCGCATGGAGCGGAGCCACCGGAGCAAGGCTCTGTTGTCATTGGACTCGTGACTCGATCACGCCACCGGTTCGATAGATCTTCAGGTCATCGATCACGACGTTGCGTGGCACGGACAACCGCAGCATACGTTTGGTCGGATGCGCAATACCGGGTGACGAGAATGTTGCCACTTCTTTGCCATCGATTTGCACCGTTAACGTGTCGCCAGAGATCGTTGCGACGGCATCGTACCACTTTCCCGTTTCCAGCCGATTTGCAACCCGCTTGGCTTTCGACTTGAGCATCTTCTTCAGTTCGGCGGGGAGCGTTCCTGCTTTGCGTTGGTCGCGGATTTTCAGGTCCATCACCCCCGTTTTCAGGTCGGCAATTTCGACGTGCTTGGTCCCAATCACGACCTTGCACAAATGCCCCGCCCATACCTCCTTGAACTTCAAATCAGCGAAATTCAGTCCCAGCGAATCCTGCTCATTTTCAAGCATGAATTTCACTTCGACCCGTCCGTCGCGAAACTCCGCGGGCTGGGTGACCGAGACGGCGTGATCGGCCGCCGCGTGAATGTAGATGTACATCGCGCCGTCACGGAGATCGACCTGCTTATTGCCTCCTGCACGCGATTTGCTGTTGGTGTTCCAACCATTGCCAACCTCGTCTCTCAGCTCCTGCGATTCGTTGCGTTGGAAATCATCCTGGAAGATCAACGTTCCGGAGTCCTCGCCAAGGACGGAACCGTTTGAAATCGTCGCGAGTAGAAACAGGCCGCTGAAAAGTGGACGCAATGTCATGGAAGATCCGTGATTTGAAGAAAAGTCAGACGGAGGTAGTCGTTCGGTGGAATGAACGTCCGCGATCGAACGGGTCAGCTTCACTGTCGCTCGCGCCGTCGCCCGTAGAACGGCGACGATCGTCGGGGCGCGCGAATCAAAAGCCTCTACTGAATAAAGACGAATTCACGCGTATTCAGCAGCGACCAAATGATATCGCCGTAACCGGGGATCTTGTATTCGGCGACGATCTTCTTCGCCAACAGCTTCTGATCCTCGGTCGGATACCGGCTCAGGATGCTCAGGAAAATCGTGTCGACCCGATCGTTCAACGACGCATTGCTGGTGACTTTGTTCACCAACAGCGACCCAGGTTCCAGCATCATGTGCGTTACCGGACCATTAAACATCGTCAACAATTGAGGGACGGTTCCCTCGGTGGAATTGTTGGAGATGATCGTTCGATCGGACTGTCCAAATTGACGCAGGAAATGGTCTGCGGGGACGGGCTGCGGCAGTTCGGAAGCCCGTCGCAGCACGATTTTTTTGTACTCCATCGTGCGATCGGTTGCGCGTTGTTCCTTTGCCGATTCTTGCAAACGTGGATAGGTGGAGATCAATTGAGCGGCGGTGATGCCGGGGCTGAGCGCCAGCGCGTCGCAAAATTCGGCATCGGTGTGGCGGATCAACGAATCGGGATCCTCCAACGTTAGTGTCAACATCGAATCCCAAACCTGTTCGGCCGACATCCGTCGCATGATAGGACCGGTCACCAAATATTCGGCAGTCGGATCAGCAGGGTCGATGACGGTCGCTTGACGTTGATAGATGTGGGTGTTGTACAGAATTCGCAGGAATTCTTTGAGATCGTAGTCCACACGTTTCATTTCTGAGACCAACAGATCCATCAATGCGGGAATCGATGGCGACGTGTCTTCCGTGATGTCGTCGACAGGATCGATCAGCCCGACGCCAATCACACGCTGCCACATTCGATTGGCAATTGTCAGCGCAAAGCGGGGATTGTCGTTTGATGTGAGCCACGCTGCGAAGGCTTCACGTCGCGGGGTGTTGCCATCCATGCGTGGCATCGAACCGAAGATCACGTTTGGTTCGACCAACGCTTTCGGTTTCGCGTCGTCGTAGGCATAGTCGTGCGGGAAACGCAGCTTGTTGTTCGTTTCAATGACTTCCTTGCGATTGTAATTCACAAGACGATTGACCTGTCCGATCAGGCGGCGATCCGAACTTTGAACCGCTTCCCTTTGGGCCATCGTTAATTCGCGATCGTAATTGCGAGTGCGAACGCCCCCTTCAAACGCGGCCAATTCATAGAACTCCCGCTGTGTCCAACGGTCGAACGGATGGTCGTGACATTGGGCGCATCCTATCCGCGTGCCCAAAAAGATGCGGACGGTGTTGTTCAAATTGTCCAACGGCATGCCGTCGTCTCGCAACTTGTAACCGGCGGGGGGATTTTCCCAGACCTTCCCCTCGGCCGTCAACATTTGCCGGACCATCACGTTCCAGTGCGTGTTGTCGCGGAACGACTGTTTGATCCAATCGCCATAAGGACGCAGGTAGTTGTTGCCGTCGGGCTGATCGACGATTCGCAAAACGTCGGCCCAGTAGTTGTAGTGATGACTTGCGTAGCCCGGCGCGTTCAGCAGTTCGTCGATCAATTCCGATCGCTTGTCGGGGGCTGTCGATTCCAAAAAGGATCGCGCCTGTTCCAACGTTGGGATCGTGCCGGTGATATCCAGATAGATGCGACGCAGAAAGACTTCGTCGGAGATCGGTGGGTTGGCGCGTGCCCCTTTGGAACGCAGGTGATCGACGACAATATGGTCGATCTGCATGGCGACCGATTTCATCCGCGTCTTCCGCGAGGGATCGACCGGCGCGACGGTGATCTCGGTTCTTGGTGCTTTATCGATCGGCAACACGATCTTCGGCGGTTTGGCCTTTTCTGCGGCCGCTTTATTTCTCGCCGCCGCGATCGCTTTGGCCCGTTGTTTGGCCGTTTGCGCTTCGGCCTGCGAAATCGTGCCGGCGAGGAAAGCTGAAATGAAAAGAGCCGTGAACGATAACTCGCGGAGCATACGATTCATACGAAAGACACCATTAGTCGTCAGAGGCGTGGCGATCGCTGCAAACGATCGCTGTGGTTTGCGAATCCATTATCTACAGACCGAGGCCCCAGTATATCGTAT from Rosistilla carotiformis includes the following:
- the nagB gene encoding glucosamine-6-phosphate deaminase; translation: MRIIIENDPAAAAKRCATLIADQIQKKPDSVLGLATGGTPVACYQVLIEMYRQNLVSFAACKSFNLDEYVGLAGDHPQSYRHFMQTQLFDHIDIDRDATHVPNGLAKDYEAYCEVYEQQIADAGGIDLQLLGIGTDGHIAFNEPGSSLGSRTRLKTLMPETVQDNARFFDSIDEVPRLAVTMGVGTILESRQCLLMATGAHKADAIAGAIEGPLTCQNTASALQLHRDAVFVLDEAAAQGLTRQAYYRSSEEMHRKVLAQGL
- the guaA gene encoding glutamine-hydrolyzing GMP synthase yields the protein MSTPASDVISDSSALMDERVLVLDFGSQYAQLIARRVREQNVYCQIVRHDITAERIAEYAPRGIILSGGPSSVYEDGAPRCDQKLFELGIPVLGICYGMQLACDALGGSVQHTPSREYGRAHCEVTDASDLFDSLPTNMQVWMSHGDQVSSVGEMFHPLARTETCPFAAVKHATLPVYGLQFHPEVTHTPEGKQLLRNFVLRVCGCTGKWQLSDFAEETIGQIREIVGDRRVICGLSGGVDSSVVAALLYKAIGPQLACILVDNGLLRKAEQADVVKAFTEHFKADLHVVDAGPQFMQALEGISEPQEKRRRIGHQFIEAFKSEATKIESAHFLAQGTLYPDVIESGAAQDGPAATIKLHHNVGGLPEELGFELIEPLRDLFKDEVRRLGLELGLPEDLVWRHPFPGPGLAVRCLGEITEEKLSVLREADAIVVEEVKAAGLYRQTSQTFAVLLPVQSVGVMGDARTYDNCVAVRSVDTDDFMTADWSRLPYDLLAKISTRIINEVKGVNRVCYDISSKPPATIEWE
- a CDS encoding sulfatase-like hydrolase/transferase, with the translated sequence MRRNPLLLPLLIFLTSVPCIAQENEKRPNILFLFSDDQSFETVGALGNDQIQTPSLDQLAARGTTFTHCFNMGSWSGAVCVASRTMLNSGRYVWSANAIYDKSEQERRAGRWWSEHLKSAGYKTYMTGKWHCRADAHQAFDDARHVRGGMPTQTPAGYGRPLADGSDAWSPSDPKFGGFWEGGKHWSEVVGDDAIDFIDDAAGKSQPFFMYVAFNAPHDPRQSPQEYVDRYPADQIMIPKNFLPLYPYKDEIGAGPSLRDEALGIFPRTEHCVQVHRQEYYSIITHMDAQIGRILEHLKAAGIDDNTWIFFTADHGLACGHHGLMGKQNMYDHSVRVPFTVVAPGVEAGRRISAPIYLQDVMPTTLQLAGVPKPEHVDFQSVLPLLAGQGKPRQAIYGAYLGLQRSLRTERYKLILYPKAKVARLYDLQQDPDEIHDLAAQPSARPIMRRLFAEFQRQQAELGDSLDLSETFANLK
- a CDS encoding 2Fe-2S iron-sulfur cluster-binding protein, translated to MIIGIITILAVIAQIIGLATGTATASQRLRAQWREWCSRSDSQLASQVVAADRSRPFSPAWSGWRSLRVIDTHMVSADCKTFVFADPDGTPMPSFVPGQFLMVGRVDEPGTAPVAARCYSLSDAPSPTHLQITVKRIEGGQVSAWLHDTISAGDSVQVRAPGGRFVLDIERTDLVVGIAAGVGITPMTSMAKYVTKMQPGRSVIVFLSARDAAHCPMVDELRALERSCPFFTLVVLQSRPEPGDHFDLKGRLSIDIISRVVGEPIGSYYLCGPPEFMTSLSDALIQWGVPKDSVSFESFGGPKPHTAVIEGEASAPIPVEFRRSGKKAAFSPADGNLLDAAEKAGVQMDADCRAGACGTCLKKLIQGKVQYDQAPSFGPIADDECLPCVAKPSEATILDA
- a CDS encoding LamG domain-containing protein, with amino-acid sequence MTLRPLFSGLFLLATISNGSVLGEDSGTLIFQDDFQRNESQELRDEVGNGWNTNSKSRAGGNKQVDLRDGAMYIYIHAAADHAVSVTQPAEFRDGRVEVKFMLENEQDSLGLNFADLKFKEVWAGHLCKVVIGTKHVEIADLKTGVMDLKIRDQRKAGTLPAELKKMLKSKAKRVANRLETGKWYDAVATISGDTLTVQIDGKEVATFSSPGIAHPTKRMLRLSVPRNVVIDDLKIYRTGGVIESRVQ
- a CDS encoding DUF1549 and DUF1553 domain-containing protein, translating into MNRMLRELSFTALFISAFLAGTISQAEAQTAKQRAKAIAAARNKAAAEKAKPPKIVLPIDKAPRTEITVAPVDPSRKTRMKSVAMQIDHIVVDHLRSKGARANPPISDEVFLRRIYLDITGTIPTLEQARSFLESTAPDKRSELIDELLNAPGYASHHYNYWADVLRIVDQPDGNNYLRPYGDWIKQSFRDNTHWNVMVRQMLTAEGKVWENPPAGYKLRDDGMPLDNLNNTVRIFLGTRIGCAQCHDHPFDRWTQREFYELAAFEGGVRTRNYDRELTMAQREAVQSSDRRLIGQVNRLVNYNRKEVIETNNKLRFPHDYAYDDAKPKALVEPNVIFGSMPRMDGNTPRREAFAAWLTSNDNPRFALTIANRMWQRVIGVGLIDPVDDITEDTSPSIPALMDLLVSEMKRVDYDLKEFLRILYNTHIYQRQATVIDPADPTAEYLVTGPIMRRMSAEQVWDSMLTLTLEDPDSLIRHTDAEFCDALALSPGITAAQLISTYPRLQESAKEQRATDRTMEYKKIVLRRASELPQPVPADHFLRQFGQSDRTIISNNSTEGTVPQLLTMFNGPVTHMMLEPGSLLVNKVTSNASLNDRVDTIFLSILSRYPTEDQKLLAKKIVAEYKIPGYGDIIWSLLNTREFVFIQ